From Glycine soja cultivar W05 chromosome 4, ASM419377v2, whole genome shotgun sequence, the proteins below share one genomic window:
- the LOC114409149 gene encoding calcineurin-binding protein 1-like isoform X1, whose translation MFSIAAINDTDSKSQWEPLAPTKEAQEFHLSQTYHEGLLKLQAKEYEKARELLESVLKDPLIANAQVDSSASDGHLLQLRFLALKNLAAVFLQQGSTHYENALRCYLQAVEIDSKDSVVWNRLGTLSCLMGSLSISRWAFEQGLSCSPNNWNCMEKLLEVLIAIGDEVACLSVSKLILRHWPSHSRALHVRNTIEESEPLRFAPRGIDKLEPQHVRLKFPDKRKATNENVDEDVAFKKLNQNKELHLTEVSWVALADALLEILSPQSSKMDPEKAFSSPDIRLSIILPSSSEAVMNTVEMKGSNCENSVSGDGNIERSSAFKEKEANIQEEQPHERRSSRLERLRSRKPGKEESDSSCGKDPTKVVIQYLEPFISGGLGGQDTIDRDTTEVSCLGNSEYYNVSAFLRETSNNYGAYHMGHLLLEEVARQGLAYQDAFVKFLELEKLTRHWGKERTAECNIFLAELYYDFGSCSPTGSKQLEFISETSYHLCKIIESVALDYPFHLTHALNENSFSIDSNQETHGKTINTSTESNSNLDSSLLMKNCPLWSRFFWLSGRLSIVDDNRAKACQEYCIALTLLAKREKENSLCSVPRPHCKAVKELNFDRVLDEINILKVNFLMEKSVIKMMEQEKFLECVSLLSPLLFSTQDVYPDSFSLSMTDKRDEKITSTELMAVDVLMEACQKTKPMDVEMYFNCHYRKLKILMTKMGLKTCITSFKSSDQAPILTVSPNFDIDSKESSSKNCSHLVTDEVKALSDCISQVKKIIDQHGDSVSYTIPDGLSVPTSSICQMQSLLLLIMSYVGNILALNKASAQVISDQAESSCFVDAAIVFCKLQHLSPTMPIKTQVDLIVATHDLLAEYGLCCLGEGGKGEEGTFLRFAIKHLLALDTKLKSSFNHKESMQCEEVSKNSLVNVSVEESKLDALDIQMDLTKIDEINSEKKDVSEGIISKGISSCRVHDKDGKEVEFENHGGAGTGSKLIKGENLSNQLIECEDELSEYEREELESKIDCALDQCFFCLYGLHLRSDSSYEDDLVVHKNTSRGDYQTKEQCADVFKYVLPYAKASSRTGLVKLRRVLRAIRKHILQPPEDLLAGNPIDKFLDDPNLCEDKLSEEAGSDGFLESITKRMFPDVGGLAQYNATLLRRSEPYLEVYCNLYYFLALSEEMSATDKWPGFVLTKEGEEFVEQNAKLFKYDLMYNPLRFESWQRLGNIYDEEVDLLLNDGSKHVNVVGWRNNATLSERVETSRRRSRRCLLMSLALANTSAQQCEIHELLALVYYDSLQNVVPFYDQRSALPLKDAAWMMFCENSMKHFKKAFALKQDWLHAFYLGKLSKKLGYSHEIALSYYNKAIALNTSAVDPVYRMHASRLKLLFKCGKQNLEILKVLSANSFNQSVKEAVTSILIGIDSSFLNTKERHIDANFVETKHEELLKLDTVWSMLYNDCLSALETCVEGDLKHFHKARYMLAQGLYKRGESGDIERAKDHLSFCFKSSRSSFTINMWEIDSTVKKGRRKTPGTAGNKKSLEVNLPESSRKFITCIRKYLLFYLKLLEETGDRCILERSYVALRADKRFSLCIEDLIPVAIGRYLKALISTMCHSQTTASGSVSSSNNVLERMFALFMEQGSLWPEICSLPEIEGSDMSETIIYGYLHEHIVLLEKNGKLETLEATNEKIRKRSKNPKFSDSNCAKVGKHASVAWCRSLVYNLAQITPLSCEFSNGIQVLSLTDGGMDNSQLLCIDLQPKELWSTAFEDPTHLEKIETKWSTILSKVKNIIIKKASDENLETANTLLRACYNFYRESSSVVLTSGLNFYLIPSQSVTQTPFNPSTAGIEALDLSIPRKLLLWAYVLSHGRCANISIVVKHCEEMSKSKMKRGSGTSPALSNTSPAPSLPGSGKNGPNSAGGIDVDSAHVTTVGSGSVSSGNTTNFVNSLPSYDIQKNLFASPQLHQCTSNDAERSNLVALEGDTEGD comes from the exons ATG TTCTCAATTGCAGCTATCAATGACACTGACTCGAAAAGTCAGTGGGAACCCCTAGCTCCCACGAAAGAAGCACAG GAATTTCATCTTTCCCAAACTTATCATGAAGGACTTCTCAAGTTACAAGCAAAAGAGTATGAGAAGGCTCGCGAGCTCTTAGAATCTGTCCTTAAAGATCCTCTTATTGCTAATGCTCAG GTGGATAGTAGTGCCAGTGATGGTCATCTATTGCAACTCAG ATTTTTGGCATTGAAAAACCTTGCCGCTGTTTTTCTTCAGCAAGGCTCTACACATTATGAGAATGCTCTACGATGTTATCTTCAAGCTGTGGAGATTGATTCTAAAGATTCTGTTGTCTGGAACCGGCTGGGAACACTGTCATGCTTGATGGGCTCACTGAGTATTTCACGTTGGGCATTTGAGCAAGGACTCTCATGTAGCCCTAATAACT GGAATTGCATGGAGAAGCTTTTGGAAGTTCTTATTGCAATTGGTGATGAGGTTGCTTGCCTTTCTGTCTCTAAATTGATTTTGAGGCACTGGCCCTCGCATTCTCGTGCTTTGCATGTTAGAAATACCATCGAAGAATCAGAACCTTTGCGATTTGCTCCAAGAGGCATAGACAAATTGGAACCTCAACATGTGCGGCTCAAATTTCCTGACAAGAGGAAAGCTACTAATGAGAATGTAGATGAGGATGTTGCATTCAAAAAGCTGAACCAGAATAAAGAACTGCACCTGACAGAAGTTTCCTGGGTGGCTCTTGCTGATGCACTTCTGGAAATCTTATCACCACAAAGTTCCAAGATGGATCCTGAAAAAGCATTCAGTTCTCCTGATATTAGGCTAAGCATAATCTTACCTAGTAGCTCAGAAGCTGTTATGAACACTGTGGAAATGAAAGGGTCCAATTGTGAAAATAGTGTTTCTGGTGATGGTAACATAGAACGATCAAGTGCTTTTAAAGAGAAAGAAGCTAATATCCAAGAAGAACAACCGCATGAAAGGCGAAGTTCTCGACTTGAAAGGCTCCGGAGTCGTAAACCAGGGAAAGAAGAATCTGATTCTTCTTGTGGAAAGGACCCTACCAAGGTTGTCATTCAATATTTAGAGCCATTTATTTCTGGTGGATTGGGGGGTCAAGATACAATTGATAGAGATACCACGGAAGTATCCTGTTTAGGAAATTCTGAATATTATAATGTTTCTGCATTTTTAAGAGAAACTTCAAACAATTATGGTGCTTATCATATGGGGCACTTGCTTTTAGAAGAAGTTGCAAGACAAGGTCTCGCATATCAGGATGCTTTTGTCAAATTTTTGGAGTTGGAAAAGTTGACAAGGCATTGGGGAAAGGAGAGAACTGCTgaatgtaatatttttcttgCTGAGCTGTATTATGACTTTGGGTCATGCTCCCCCACTGGTTCTAAACAATTGGAATTTATTTCTGAGACGTCTTATCATCTTTGTAAGATTATAGAATCTGTAGCTTTAGATTATCCTTTTCACTTGACTCATGCCTTGaatgaaaatagtttttcaaTAGATAGTAACCAAGAGACCCATGGAAAAACAATAAATACCTCGACTGAGAGCAATTCAAATTTAGACAGCTCACTTCTGATGAAAAACTGTCCCCTTTGGTCTCGATTCTTCTGGCTAAGTGGGAGATTGTCTATTGTTGATGACAACAGGGCAAAAGCATGTCAAGAATATTGTATTGCTTTGACACTTTTggcgaagagagaaaaggaaaattctcTATGTTCAGTCCCCCGCCCACATTGCAAGGCTGTAAAAGAGCTAAACTTTGATAGAGTTCTtgatgaaattaatatattaaaggtCAATTTCTTGATGGAAAAGTCTGTCATTAAGATGATGGAACAAGAAAAGTTTTTGGAGTGTGTATCCCTGCTTTCTCCACTTCTATTCTCCACACAGGATGTCTACCCCGATTCATTCTCTTTATCCATGACTGataaaagagatgaaaagatAACTTCCACTGAACTTATGGCTGTAGATGTTCTAATGGAAGCATGTCAAAAAACAAAGCCAATGGATGTAGAGATGTATTTTAATTGTCATTATAGAAAGCTGAAAATACTTATGACAAAGATGGGTTTAAAGACATGTATTACATCATTTAAGTCTTCTGATCAAGCACCTATTTTAACTGTGTCTCCTAATTTTGATATTGATTCAAAGGAAAGTTCTAGCAAGAACTGTAGTCACTTGGTCACGGATGAAGTGAAGGCACTCTCTGACTGTATTTCACAAGTGAAGAAAATTATCGATCAACATGGAGATTCTGTAAGCTATACCATTCCG GATGGCCTTTCTGTTCCAACAAGCAGCATTTGTCAAATGCAATCCCTGCTGTTGTTAATCATGAGCTATGTTGGCAACATACTTGCCCTCAACAAAGCCTCAGCACAAGTAATTTCTGATCAAGCTGAAAGCAGCTGTTTCGTTGATGCAGCCATTGTTTTCTGCAAACTCCAGCATCTTAGCCCAACCATGCCTATCAAGACTCAA GTTGATTTAATTGTTGCAACACATGACTTGCTTGCTGAATATGGGCTTTGCTGTTTGGGTGAAGGTGGCAAAGGTGAAGAAGGAACATTTCTTAGATTTGCGATAAAGCATCTCTTGGCCTTGGATACGAAGCTTAAATCCAGCTTTAACCATAAAGAATCAATGCAATGTGAAGAAGTGTCCAAAAACAGTCTCGTCAATGTGTCTGTTGAAGAATCAAAATTGGATGCATTAGACATCCAAATGGATTTGACcaaaattgatgaaattaattCAGAGAAAAAGGATGTTTCTGAAGGAATAATATCCAAAGGCATTTCATCTTGCAGAGTTCATGATAAAGACGGTAAGGAAGTAGAGTTTGAAAATCATGGAGGTGCTGGCACTGGCAGTAAGTTAATTAAGGGCGAAAATTTAAGCAATCAATTGATTGAATGTGAAGATGAACTTTCTGAATATGAACGGGAGGAACTTGAGTCTAAAATTGACTGTGCCTTAGATCAGTGCTTTTTCTGTTTATATGGATTACATCTGAGATCTGATTCATCTTATGAGGATGATCTAGTGGTGCACAAAAACACAAGCCGAGGAGATTATCAAACCAAGGAACAATGTGCTGATGTTTTCAAGTATGTTCTTCCCTATGCAAAGGCATCTTCT AGGACTGGACTGGTCAAACTTCGTAGAGTTTTAAGAGCTATTAGGAAGCACATTCTGCAGCCACCAGAGGACCTCTTGGCAGGAAACCCTATTGATAAGTTCTTAGATGATCCTAATCTATGTGAAGATAAGCTCTCAGAGGAGGCTGGGTCTGATGGGTTTCTTGAATCTATTACTAAGAGAATGTTTCCTGATGTGGGTGGCCTTGCTCAGTATAATGCAACATTATTGAGGAG GTCTGAGCCATATTTGGAGGTATACTGTAACTTGTATTATTTCTTGGCTCTGTCTGAGGAAATGAGTGCAACAGATAAGTGGCCTGGATTTGTGCTGACCAAGGAAGGGGAAGAATTTGTTGAACAAAATGCAAAGCTCTTCAAATATGATCTCATGTACAATCCTCTGCGCTTTGAAAGCTGGCAGAGACTTGGAAATATTTATGATGAG GAAGTAGATTTGTTACTAAATGATGGTAGCAAGCACGTTAATGTAGTAGGGTGGAGGAACAATGCTACTTTATCCGAGAGAGTGGAAACAAGCCGAAGGAGGAGTAGACGGTGCCTACTAATGAGTTTAGCTTTGGCAAATACATCTGCTCAGCAG TGTGAGATACACGAGTTATTGGCATTGGTGTACTACGACAGTCTTCAAAATGTAGTCCCATTTTATGATCAGAGATCTGCTTTGCCCTTAAAGGATGCGGCATGGATGATGTTTTGTGAGAACTCAATGAAGCATTTTAAGAAAGCCTTCGCACTTAA GCAAGATTGGTTGCATGCCTTTTACTTGGGTAAACTCAGCAAAAAACTTGGATATTCACACGAAATTGCATTATCATATTACAATAAAGCTATTGCTTTGAACACATCAGCTGTTGATCCTGTCTATAGGATGCATGCCTCAcgtttgaaattattatttaagtgTGGAAAGCAGAATTTGGAGATTTTGAAG GTTCTCTCGGCAAACTCCTTTAATCAATCTGTAAAAGAAGCTGTCACAAGTATTCTTATTGGTATTGATAgctcatttttaaatacaaaggAGAGACATATTGATGCCAATTTTGTGGAAACAAAGCATGAAGAGTTGCTCAAATTGGATACAGTATGGTCTATGCTTTACAATGATTGCCTTTCTGCTCTTGAAACATGCGTAGAGGGGGATCTCAAACATTTCCATAAGGCCAGATACATGCTGGCTCAAGGACTGTACAAAAGAGGTGAGAGTGGTGATATAGAGAGGGCAAAAGATCATCTATCTTTCTGCTTCAaatcttcacgctcatcatttACAATAAATATGTGGGAAATTGATAGCACAGTAAAAAAAGGAAG GCGCAAGACACCAGGTACTGCTGGGAACAAAAAATCCCTTGAGGTTAACTTACCTGAAAGTTCTCGAAAATTTATTACTTGCATTCGAAAGTATTTGCTGTTTTATCTCAAACTATTGGAAGAGACTGGAGATAGATGTATTCTCGAACGTTCATATGTTGCTCTTCGTGCAGATAAACGG TTTTCATTATGTATTGAAGATCTTATACCAGTGGCTATCGGAAGGTATCTAAAGGCCCTGATTTCAACTATGTGCCATTCTCAGACTACTGCCTCTGGTTCAGTGAGCAGTTCTAACAATGTGCTGGAGAGAATGTTTGCATTGTTCATGGAGCAAGGGAGCTTATGGCCAGAAATATGCAGTTTGCCCGAAATTGAAGGCTCAGATATGTCAGAGACTATCATATATGG ATATCTTCATGAACATATTGTATTGTTGGAGAAAAATGGAAAACTGGAAACTCTTGAAGCAACAAATGAGAAGATTAGGAAGCGTTCTAAGAATCCAAAGTTCTCAGACAGTAATTGTGCAAAAGTTGGCAAGCATGCTTCTGTTGCTTGGTGTCGATCTCTTGTATATAATTTGGCACAAATAACTCCATTATCTTGTGAATTCTCAAATGGGATTCAGGTCCTTAGTTTGACTGATGGTGGGATGGATAATAGCCAGTTGCTCTGTATTGATTTGCAGCCAAAAGAATTATGGAGTACAGCTTTTGAAGATCCAACTCATTTAGAAAAGATTGAAACAAAATGGAGCACTATTTTatctaaagtaaaaaatattattatcaagAAAGCTTCTGATGAGAATTTGGAAACTGCAAACACTTTGCTCAGAGCTTGCTATAATTTTTACCGGGAGAGTTCTTCTGTAGTGCTTACCTCTGGACTCAACTTTTATTTGATTCCATCTCAATCAGTAACACAGACACCATTCAACCCAAGTACTGCTGGGATTGAAGCACTTGATCTGAGCATACCAAGGAAGCTTCTCTTGTGGGCCTACGTGCTATCCCATGGGCGTTGTGCAAATATCTCAATTGTTGTAAAGCATTGTGAAGAAATGTCGAAG TCCAAGATGAAAAGAGGAAGTGGAACGTCACCTGCGTTATCAAACACATCTCCTGCCCCTAGTCTTCCAG GTAGCGGTAAAAATGGACCAAATTCTGCCGGAGGCATTGACGTTGATTCTGCACATGTCACAACAGTGGGGTCCGGTTCAGTTTCTAGTGGCAATACCACTAATTTTGTGAATTCACTTCCTTCATATGACATTCAGAAAAATCTCTTTGCTTCTCCCCAGCTGCATCAATGCACCAGTAACGATGCAGAACGAAGCAATTTGGTAGCACTTGAAGGAGATACAGAGGGAGATTGA